The Cloeon dipterum chromosome 3, ieCloDipt1.1, whole genome shotgun sequence genome includes a region encoding these proteins:
- the LOC135938271 gene encoding uncharacterized protein LOC135938271 isoform X1 codes for MEANAPQKVFAKTAQDVTECSNAWMLYLQNLAGVCAAGARVSASLQVLANNQQLSTSAGSCRNAWEELSRASQAAGHSVRAEVLTSLRELASEDHYRNDQIIQSSLATLINLQYQFCMACVECLGNISQPEYCQQASPSSDIGRQSQIFNRLLGGQRRWSEVARRPPTEREEDCEEGSVVRRWSVPWESTSVVVSGHHHHHLTVPGQERSSRSTSPDTSSSLASQEELHDVISLLSLKSACTGQQNPKSLPGVTLTGCGVVEGREGWNNSATLFPRESSQGNWSQPPFPESVDVGPQSLCQIRIDTTPQISHLQRPRPGWTPQESFYSTIWGEQNSENQNGPGERLDMLPRDINGLNYHRKSSSSTDSSSSSSLPHHPIFQQNQILQEQQQQQRSSPLYSMWSGNVMPLIQLPSGSSAGQPVNQDSSQAPTNTRPD; via the exons ATGGAGGCCAATGCGCCACAAAAGGTTTTTGCTAAAACCGCGCAAGATGTGACTGAATGCAGCAACGCGTGGATGCTTTACCTTCAG AATCTCGCTGGGGTGTGTGCCGCTGGCGCAAGGGTGTCTGCTAGCCTTCAGGTGTTGGCCAACAACCAGCAGCTTAGCACCTCGGCAGGCAGCTGCAGGAATGCCTGGGAGGAACTGTCCAGGGCGTCGCAGGCTGCTGGACATTCTGTCAGGGCTGAAGTTTTGACTAGTCTTCGAGAGCTGGCTTCTGAGGACCACTATAGAAATGAC CAAATCATTCAAAGCAGCCTGGCAACCCTGATAAATCTGCAGTACCAGTTTTGCATGGCGTGCGTCGAGTGCCTGGGAAACATTTCTCAACCA GAGTATTGCCAGCAAGCGTCACCGAGTAGTGATATCGGCCGTCAGAGTCAGATATTCAACAGATTGCTAGGTGGACAAAGACGTTGGTCCGAAGTGGCCAGACGTCCGCCAACAGAGCGAGAGGAAGACTGCGAAGAGGGCAGTGTCGTGCGCAGGTGGTCAGTTCCTTGGGAGAGCACCTCCGTGGTCGTGTCTGgacaccaccaccaccacctgACCGTTCCCGGACAGGAAAGGAGCAGCCGGTCAACATCGCCTGACACGTCTTCTTCGCTAGCCAGCCAGGAGGAGTTGCATGATGTCATTTCTTTGCTCTCTCTGAAGTCGGCTTGCACAGGGCAGCAGAACCCTAAAAGTCTGCCTG GAGTCACATTAACTGGTTGCGGCGTGGTGGAGGGCAGAGAGGGTTGGAATAACAGTGCCACACTCTTCCCAAGAGAGTCTTCACAAG GTAACTGGTCCCAACCTCCATTCCCTGAAAGCGTTGATGTTGGTCCACAAAGCTTGTGCCAAATCAGAATAGACACAACACCGCAAATATCTCACTTGCAGAGACCTCGACCAGGTTGGACACCACAAGAATCTTTTTATTCCACAAT ATGGGGTGAACAAAACAGTGAAAACCAAAATGGACCTGGAGAGCGGCTAGATATGTTGCCACGTGACATCAACGGATTGAATTACCACAGAAAATCCAGTTCCTCCACTGACTCTTCCTCCTCGAGTTCTCTTCCTCACcatccaattttccagcaaaaccAAATTCTGCAG gagcagcagcagcaacaacgaTCAAGTCCCTTATACTCTATGTGGAGTGGAAACGTTATGCCACTGATTCAGCTACCCTCTGGTTCGTCTGCTGGACAGCCTGTGAACCAGGACAGCTCGCAAGCGCCAACCAACACTCGTCCAGATTAG
- the LOC135938271 gene encoding uncharacterized protein LOC135938271 isoform X2 — translation MEANAPQKVFAKTAQDVTECSNAWMLYLQNLAGVCAAGARVSASLQVLANNQQLSTSAGSCRNAWEELSRASQAAGHSVRAEVLTSLRELASEDHYRNDQIIQSSLATLINLQYQFCMACVECLGNISQPEYCQQASPSSDIGRQSQIFNRLLGGQRRWSEVARRPPTEREEDCEEGSVVRRWSVPWESTSVVVSGHHHHHLTVPGQERSSRSTSPDTSSSLASQEELHDVISLLSLKSACTGQQNPKSLPGVTLTGCGVVEGREGWNNSATLFPRESSQGNWSQPPFPESVDVGPQSLCQIRIDTTPQISHLQRPRPGWTPQESFYSTIWGEQNSENQNGPGERLDMLPRDINGLNYHRKSSSSTDSSSSSSLPHHPIFQQNQILQQQQQQRSSPLYSMWSGNVMPLIQLPSGSSAGQPVNQDSSQAPTNTRPD, via the exons ATGGAGGCCAATGCGCCACAAAAGGTTTTTGCTAAAACCGCGCAAGATGTGACTGAATGCAGCAACGCGTGGATGCTTTACCTTCAG AATCTCGCTGGGGTGTGTGCCGCTGGCGCAAGGGTGTCTGCTAGCCTTCAGGTGTTGGCCAACAACCAGCAGCTTAGCACCTCGGCAGGCAGCTGCAGGAATGCCTGGGAGGAACTGTCCAGGGCGTCGCAGGCTGCTGGACATTCTGTCAGGGCTGAAGTTTTGACTAGTCTTCGAGAGCTGGCTTCTGAGGACCACTATAGAAATGAC CAAATCATTCAAAGCAGCCTGGCAACCCTGATAAATCTGCAGTACCAGTTTTGCATGGCGTGCGTCGAGTGCCTGGGAAACATTTCTCAACCA GAGTATTGCCAGCAAGCGTCACCGAGTAGTGATATCGGCCGTCAGAGTCAGATATTCAACAGATTGCTAGGTGGACAAAGACGTTGGTCCGAAGTGGCCAGACGTCCGCCAACAGAGCGAGAGGAAGACTGCGAAGAGGGCAGTGTCGTGCGCAGGTGGTCAGTTCCTTGGGAGAGCACCTCCGTGGTCGTGTCTGgacaccaccaccaccacctgACCGTTCCCGGACAGGAAAGGAGCAGCCGGTCAACATCGCCTGACACGTCTTCTTCGCTAGCCAGCCAGGAGGAGTTGCATGATGTCATTTCTTTGCTCTCTCTGAAGTCGGCTTGCACAGGGCAGCAGAACCCTAAAAGTCTGCCTG GAGTCACATTAACTGGTTGCGGCGTGGTGGAGGGCAGAGAGGGTTGGAATAACAGTGCCACACTCTTCCCAAGAGAGTCTTCACAAG GTAACTGGTCCCAACCTCCATTCCCTGAAAGCGTTGATGTTGGTCCACAAAGCTTGTGCCAAATCAGAATAGACACAACACCGCAAATATCTCACTTGCAGAGACCTCGACCAGGTTGGACACCACAAGAATCTTTTTATTCCACAAT ATGGGGTGAACAAAACAGTGAAAACCAAAATGGACCTGGAGAGCGGCTAGATATGTTGCCACGTGACATCAACGGATTGAATTACCACAGAAAATCCAGTTCCTCCACTGACTCTTCCTCCTCGAGTTCTCTTCCTCACcatccaattttccagcaaaaccAAATTCTGCAG cagcagcagcaacaacgaTCAAGTCCCTTATACTCTATGTGGAGTGGAAACGTTATGCCACTGATTCAGCTACCCTCTGGTTCGTCTGCTGGACAGCCTGTGAACCAGGACAGCTCGCAAGCGCCAACCAACACTCGTCCAGATTAG
- the LOC135938271 gene encoding uncharacterized protein LOC135938271 isoform X3: MEANAPQKVFAKTAQDVTECSNAWMLYLQNLAGVCAAGARVSASLQVLANNQQLSTSAGSCRNAWEELSRASQAAGHSVRAEVLTSLRELASEDHYRNDQIIQSSLATLINLQYQFCMACVECLGNISQPEYCQQASPSSDIGRQSQIFNRLLGGQRRWSEVARRPPTEREEDCEEGSVVRRWSVPWESTSVVVSGHHHHHLTVPGQERSSRSTSPDTSSSLASQEELHDVISLLSLKSACTGQQNPKSLPGNWSQPPFPESVDVGPQSLCQIRIDTTPQISHLQRPRPGWTPQESFYSTIWGEQNSENQNGPGERLDMLPRDINGLNYHRKSSSSTDSSSSSSLPHHPIFQQNQILQEQQQQQRSSPLYSMWSGNVMPLIQLPSGSSAGQPVNQDSSQAPTNTRPD; the protein is encoded by the exons ATGGAGGCCAATGCGCCACAAAAGGTTTTTGCTAAAACCGCGCAAGATGTGACTGAATGCAGCAACGCGTGGATGCTTTACCTTCAG AATCTCGCTGGGGTGTGTGCCGCTGGCGCAAGGGTGTCTGCTAGCCTTCAGGTGTTGGCCAACAACCAGCAGCTTAGCACCTCGGCAGGCAGCTGCAGGAATGCCTGGGAGGAACTGTCCAGGGCGTCGCAGGCTGCTGGACATTCTGTCAGGGCTGAAGTTTTGACTAGTCTTCGAGAGCTGGCTTCTGAGGACCACTATAGAAATGAC CAAATCATTCAAAGCAGCCTGGCAACCCTGATAAATCTGCAGTACCAGTTTTGCATGGCGTGCGTCGAGTGCCTGGGAAACATTTCTCAACCA GAGTATTGCCAGCAAGCGTCACCGAGTAGTGATATCGGCCGTCAGAGTCAGATATTCAACAGATTGCTAGGTGGACAAAGACGTTGGTCCGAAGTGGCCAGACGTCCGCCAACAGAGCGAGAGGAAGACTGCGAAGAGGGCAGTGTCGTGCGCAGGTGGTCAGTTCCTTGGGAGAGCACCTCCGTGGTCGTGTCTGgacaccaccaccaccacctgACCGTTCCCGGACAGGAAAGGAGCAGCCGGTCAACATCGCCTGACACGTCTTCTTCGCTAGCCAGCCAGGAGGAGTTGCATGATGTCATTTCTTTGCTCTCTCTGAAGTCGGCTTGCACAGGGCAGCAGAACCCTAAAAGTCTGCCTG GTAACTGGTCCCAACCTCCATTCCCTGAAAGCGTTGATGTTGGTCCACAAAGCTTGTGCCAAATCAGAATAGACACAACACCGCAAATATCTCACTTGCAGAGACCTCGACCAGGTTGGACACCACAAGAATCTTTTTATTCCACAAT ATGGGGTGAACAAAACAGTGAAAACCAAAATGGACCTGGAGAGCGGCTAGATATGTTGCCACGTGACATCAACGGATTGAATTACCACAGAAAATCCAGTTCCTCCACTGACTCTTCCTCCTCGAGTTCTCTTCCTCACcatccaattttccagcaaaaccAAATTCTGCAG gagcagcagcagcaacaacgaTCAAGTCCCTTATACTCTATGTGGAGTGGAAACGTTATGCCACTGATTCAGCTACCCTCTGGTTCGTCTGCTGGACAGCCTGTGAACCAGGACAGCTCGCAAGCGCCAACCAACACTCGTCCAGATTAG
- the CkIIalpha gene encoding casein kinase II subunit alpha yields the protein MALPSRARVYADVNNHKPREYWDYESYVVDWGVQDDFQIVRKLGRGKYSEVFEAINITNNEKCVVKILKPVKKKKIKREIKILENLRGGTNIISLQAVVKDPVSRTPALIFEHVNNTDFKALYQTLTDYDIRYYLYELLKALDYCHSMGVMHRDVKPHNVMIDHEARKLRLIDWGLAEFYHPGQEYNVRVASRYFKGPELLVDYQMYDYSLDMWSLGCMLASMIFRKEPFFHGHDNYDQLVRIAKVLGTEELFEYLDKYHVELDPRFNDILGRHSRKRWERFVHSENQHLVSAEALDFLDKLLRYDHQERLTAREAMDHPYFYPIVKDRMPMHSSSPTPMAGPVASGE from the exons ATGGCATTGCCCAGCAGGGCGAGGGTCTACGCAGACGTCAACAATCACAAGCCTAGGGAGTACTGGGACTATGAGAGCTATGTGGTTGATTGGGG GGTGCAAGACGACTTCCAAATAGTGAGAAAACTAGGACGAGGAAAGTACTCGGAGGTGTTTGAGGCCATTAACATAACAAACAATGAAAAGTGtgttgtcaaaattttaaag CCAGTCAAAAAGAAGAAGATCAAACGAGAAATAAAGATCTTGGAAAACCTGAGGGGAGGAACCAACATTATTTCATTGCAGGCTGTAGTAAAAGATCCTGTCTCGAGAACACCAGCACTTATATTTGAGCATGTCAACAACACAGACTTCAAGGCACTGTACCAGACTCTCACAGACTACGACATTCGCTACTACCTCTACGAACTGTTGAAG GCTCTAGATTACTGCCACTCTATGGGCGTAATGCACCGCGATGTCAAGCCTCACAACGTGATGATTGACCATGAAGCTCGCAAACTGAGGCTGATCGACTGGGGCCTTGCAGAGTTTTACCACCCAGGCCAGGAGTACAACGTGCGAGTAGCCTCTCGGTACTTCAAGGGCCCAGAACTGTTAGTGGACTACCAGATGTACGACTACTCGTTAGACATGTGGTCCCTGGGATGCATGCTGGCCTCCATGATTTTCCGCAAAGAGCCTTTCTTCCATGGCCACGACAACTATGATCAGCTGGTGCGCATCGCCAAAGTGCTGGGCACTGAGGAGTTGTTTGAGTACCTTGACAAGTACCATGTAGAGCTTGACCCGCGCTTCAACGACATTCTTGGCAG ACACTCTAGGAAGCGCTGGGAGCGCTTTGTGCACTCTGAAAACCAGCATCTCGTGTCTGCGGAGGCACTTGACTTCTTGGACAAGTTGCTTCGCTACGACCACCAGGAAAGACTCACGGCCAGAGAAGCCATGGACCACCCCTACTTCT ATCCAATCGTCAAGGATCGAATGCCGATGCACTCAAGTTCGCCTACTCCAATGGCAGGACCAGTGGCTTCGGGAGAGTAA
- the ND-15 gene encoding uncharacterized protein ND-15, which yields MAIFHPFLRNPVSDITGYMLTSQHSKCADFEMRMMECLEAYGVKRGAENPECQTLMKDFKECLSSDVTFKRFEAMWWERQKQYYLEGKNKDRQYAPSPKLDSL from the exons atgGCTATTTTCCACCCTTTTCTTCGCAATCCTGTGTCCGACATCACGGGCTACATGCTGACCAGTCAGCATAGCAAGTGCGCCGATTTCGAGATGCGAATGATGGAATGCTTGGAAGCCTACGGAGTTAAGCGGGGCGCTGAGAACCCAGAGTGCCAGACTCTGATGAAGGACTTCAAAGAATGCCTATCCAGCGATGTTACT TTCAAACGTTTTGAGGCTATGTGGTGGGAACGCCAGAAGCAATATTATCTCGAGGGCAAGAATAAGGACAGACAATACGCTCCTTCACCAAAGCTCGATTCCCTCTAA
- the LOC135938790 gene encoding adipocyte plasma membrane-associated protein Hemomucin-like has translation MGFCRSFMTKLLAIFIVFIAIAFLPGLPPELDFTPYTPSEPMDFTGPLAPNDKLNGAEKLFEGKIVNPEGLASANGSIYASSRGGDIVKVVGDKLVTIANIGHQCEGYWEEKKCGRSLGMAFDSKGYLYVVDAYYGIFKINVNTGKVGHLIKIDKPIAGKPVKIANSVVVGKDSTVYWTASSCDTTFDDAVIAMFGDASGRLFKFDPATKTNTLLLDKIHFANGLALSPNEDFLIVAETVRCRVIRYWLKGPKQGTSDVFVDGLPGIPDNIKVNTGGLFDITVPLQRTKSIPLASDLVAPYPLVRRFLARLFYLMEVPFAMIQENYPNFYSGLITHWIGSFDPLLPLFPKELLVVQVDHNGKVVSSLQSTDNKVNLISDVVVAGNYYYLGSPFNNYLGRVKKTKVKAE, from the exons ATGGGTTTCTGTCGTTCTTTTATGACAAAACTGCTTGCAATCTTCATCGTGTTTATTGCGATTGCATTTTTACCCGGACTGCCTCCAGAACTGGATTTTACTCCGTACAC aCCTTCAGAGCCAATGGACTTCACAGGACCTTTAGCACCCAATGACAAACTGAACGGCGCGGAGAAACTCTTTGAAGGCAAAATTGTCAACCCTGAAGGGCTTGCCTCTGCAAACGGCTCAATTTACGCTAGTTCCAGAGGTGGTGATATTGTCAAAGTGGTTGGAGATAAACTGGTCACCATTGCGAATATTGGACACCAGTGTG AAGGCTACTGGGAGGAAAAAAAATGCGGTCGTTCCTTGGGCATGGCTTTTGACAGCAAAGGGTATTTGTATGTGGTTGACGCCTATTAtgggattttcaaaatcaacgtCAACACAG GGAAAGTTGGGCATCTCATTAAAATAGACAAACCCATCGCTGGTAAACCGGTAAAGATTGCAAACAGCGTGGTTGTGGGCAAAGACAGCACTGTTTATTGGACCGCCTCAAGCTGTGACACAACTTTTGACGATGCAGTCATCGCAATGTTTGGTGATGCTAGTGGAAG ACTGTTCAAATTTGATCCTGCAACAAAAACCAACACTCTCCTTTTGGATAAAATTCACTTTGCGAATGGACTCGCGCTCTCTCCCAATGAGGACTTCCTCATTGTTGCTGAGACTGTTCGATGCAGAGTCATTAG GTACTGGTTGAAAGGTCCAAAGCAGGGTACCAGTGATGTTTTTGTTGATGGACTCCCAGGCATTCCTGACAACATCAAGGTTAACACTGGAGGCCTCTTTGATATTACCGTCCCATTGCAACGAACAAAGAGCATTCCTCTTGCTTCTGATCTTGTTGCTCCTTATCCTCTGGTTCGCCGATTTTTGGCAAGACTTTTCTACCTGATGGAGGTGCCTTTCGCTATGATTCAGGAAAACTATCCCAACTTTTACTCAGGACTCATCACTCATTGG ATCGGCTCATTTGATCCGTTGCTGCCACTCTTTCCCAAGGAACTTTTGGTGGTGCAGGTTGATCATAACGGCAAAGTGGTGTCAAGCCTGCAAAGCACTGACAACAAAGTCAACTTGATCAGTGATGTCGTGGTGGCTGGAAACTACTACTACCTTGGTTCTCCCTTCAACAACTATTTAGGACGCGTGAAGAAGACAAAGGTCAAAGCCGAGTGA
- the LOC135938791 gene encoding adipocyte plasma membrane-associated protein Hemomucin-like, whose translation MGCFKILIVFTVVILAIALLPGLPPDLEFTPFSTKEPMELSGSMAPNDLLNGAERLFEGEIDAPEGLAVWNGTLYTGNRQGDILKIVDGKMVKITNIGHPCEGYWEDRKCGRVVGINFDSKGYLYAADPYYGIYKINVETGKFIHLIKTDVPIEGKTVRVANSVVVAKDGTVYWTSSICTNPGVDVEDAVVAIFADGNGRLFKYDPIEKTNKVLIDKMNFANGLALSPNEDFIVVSETVQCRLLRYWLKGPRQGSADVFIDSLPGIPDNMHLIKGGLFEVSLAQPRTKQQPLPIDTLAPYPLVRRFIARVLYYLELPFQTIQEIYPNTYTGIFTHWFNNFDKLQPLLHQWICIVQIDQNGKIVRTLQSTDKKVTAVSDMRLINGHYYFGSAHNMYLGRVKFGE comes from the exons ATGGGATGCTTCAAAATCTTGATAGTTTTTACGGTAGTAATTTTGGCTATAGCATTGCTTCCTGGGCTACCTCCTGACTTAGAGTTTACACCCTTCTC CACGAAAGAGCCAATGGAGTTATCAGGGTCAATGGCACCGAATGACCTTCTTAATGGTGCGGAGCGCTTGTTTGAAGGAGAAATTGACGCGCCTGAGGGCCTAGCTGTCTGGAATGGTACTCTGTATACCGGCAATCGCCAAGGggatattttgaaaatcgtcGATGggaaaatggtcaaaataaCTAATATTGGTCATCCATgtg AGGGATATTGGGAGGATAGAAAGTGTGGTCGAGttgttggaattaattttgactccAAAGGATACTTGTACGCTGCTGATCCGTATtatggaatttataaaattaacgtCGAGACTG GAAAGTTCATTCACCTAATTAAAACTGATGTTCCGATTGAGGGTAAAACAGTCAGGGTGGCAAATAGTGTTGTGGTTGCCAAAGATGGAACTGTTTACTGGACATCTTCTATTTGCACAAATCCAGGAGTTGATGTGGAAGATGCagttgttgcaatttttgctgaCGGAAACGGAAG GCTTTTCAAATACGATCCCATTGAAAAAACTAACAAGGTTTTGATcgacaaaatgaattttgcgaATGGCCTGGCTCTCTCCCCCAATGAAGATTTCATTGTTGTTTCTGAAACGGTGCAGTGCAGACTGCTAAG GTACTGGCTCAAAGGGCCTAGACAGGGAAGTGCAGACGTTTTTATTGACAGCCTGCCTGGCATCCCCGACAACATGCACTTAATCAAAGGAGGATTGTTCGAGGTTAGTTTGGCACAGCCCAGGACAAAGCAGCAGCCCCTACCAATAGATACGTTGGCACCATACCCCTTAGTTAGACGCTTCATTGCCAGAGTGCTTTACTACTTAGAACTTCCTTTCCAAACCATTCAGGAGATATACCCCAACACATACACTGGAATTTTCACTCACTgg TTCAACAATTTTGACAAGCTCCAGCCTCTACTTCATCAATGGATCTGCATAGTTCAAATAgatcaaaatggaaaaatagtAAGGACCTTGCAAAGCACCGACAAAAAGGTGACAGCAGTCAGTGATATGAGACTCATCAACGGACACTACTATTTTGGGTCTGCACATAATATGTACTTAGGAAGAGTTAAATTCGGGGAATAA
- the LOC135938788 gene encoding TOM1-like protein 2 isoform X1, with translation MTTEIMSFFEKNPLTTPVGQRIASATDASLASENWALNMEICDLINDTEDGPKDGIKAIRKRLQQNAGKNYTVVMYTLTVLETCVKNCGKRFHVLACSKDFVSELVKLIGPKNDPPTVVQEKVLSLIQSWADAFRHQSEMSGVVSVYSELRQKGIEFPMTDLDTMAPIITPQRTVTDSAPPVPRPVTASPPRTSSPQAMAAVEIGAAIPQSMTPEQMAKLRSEMDIVKTNMSVLSSMLSEVVPGKEHPSDLTLLQELHATCRAMQRRLVDLVGKLANDQMTAELLHINDEMNNLFLRYSRYEKNRDVTKTGGQPAAAAGAEAAASLIDLSEDAGPASAASSLAGLAIGGGALSQLSQIPSVQAQQGAESAADSEFDKLAQARNVTLDSSKKGGSTYQDNLQPDQSSTTLGEMAQSRSQLHRESDFDEIEAWLGEKETGTEAVESLTSSEFERFLAERAAAAENLPPTTTSSSTRTTTSQSRNTRELDKDDKENSLFAL, from the exons ATGACGACCGAAATAATGTCGTTCTTCGAGAAGAACCCGCTGACTACACCTGTGGGTCAGCGGATAG caAGTGCTACCGACGCGTCTCTGGCCAGTGAGAATTGGGCCTTAAATATGGAGATCTGTGACTTGATTAATGATACGGAGGACGGTCCTAAGGACGGAATTAAAGCCATCAGAAAACGGCTACAACAAAATGCTGGGAAAAATTATACAGTCGTCATGTATACACTAACG GTTTTGGAAACTTGCGTCAAAAATTGTGGCAAGAGATTTCACGTTCTTGCGTGTAGCAAGGATTTCGTTTCTGAGCTAGTCAAACTAATTG GTCCTAAAAACGATCCACCTACTGTTGTTCAAGAAAAAGTTCTGAGCTTGATTCAGAGCTGGGCAGATGCTTTCCGCCACCAGAGTGAAATGTCTGGCGTTGTTTCCGTCTACAGTGAACTCCGACAGAAAGGGATTGAGTTCCCCATGACTGATCTGGATACCATGGCTCCCATAATTACACCCCAGAGG ACTGTAACTGACTCGGCTCCTCCAGTACCACGACCTGTGACTGCGTCCCCACCAAGGACCTCATCCCCTCAGGCTATGGCTGCTGTAGAGATTGGCGCCGCGATCCCGCAGAGCATGACCCCTGAGCAGATGGCCAAACTCCGCAGCGAGATGGACATTGTGAAAACCAACATGAGCGTGCTGAGTTCCATGCTATCGGAGGTTGTGCCCGGAAAGGAGCACCCAAGCGACCTGACCCTATTGCAGGAGTTGCATGCCACCTGCAGAGCCATGCAGAGGCGTCTGGTTGATCTGGTCGGAAAACTGGCAAACGACCAGATGACAGCCGAGCTGCTGCACATCAATGACGAGATGAACAACCTCTTCCTTCGTTACTCCCGCTATGAGAAGAACAGGGATGTCACCAAGACAGGTGGCCAgcctgccgctgccgctgggGCAGAAGCTGCGGCTTCCTTGATTGACCTCAGCGAAGATGCAGGCCCTGCAAGCGCGGCCTCATCACTCGCTGGCCTTG CGATTGGCGGTGGTGCTTTGTCTCAGCTGAGTCAGATCCCTTCAGTCCAAGCACAGCAAGGAGCTGAGAGCGCTGCTGATTCAGAATTTGATAAGCTTGCTCAGGCTCGCAATGTGACACTTGATTCCAGTAAAAAGGG cgGAAGTACTTACCAAGACAATCTTCAGCCAGATCAAAGTAGCACCACGTTAGGGGAAATGGCTCAATCCAGAAGCCAa TTGCACAGGGAGagtgattttgatgaaattgagGCATGGCTTGGTGAAAAGGAg ACTGGAACGGAAGCTGTTGAATCACTCACAAGCAGCGAATTTGAGCGGTTCTTGGCCGAACGAGCGGCTGCAGCAGAGAACCTGCCACCTACCACCACCTCGAGCAGCACGAGAACCACGACTTCTCAAAGCAGAAACACCAGAGAACTAGACAAAGACGACAAGGAGAACTCCTTGTTTGCCTTGTAA
- the LOC135938788 gene encoding TOM1-like protein 2 isoform X2: MTTEIMSFFEKNPLTTPVGQRIASATDASLASENWALNMEICDLINDTEDGPKDGIKAIRKRLQQNAGKNYTVVMYTLTVLETCVKNCGKRFHVLACSKDFVSELVKLIGPKNDPPTVVQEKVLSLIQSWADAFRHQSEMSGVVSVYSELRQKGIEFPMTDLDTMAPIITPQRTVTDSAPPVPRPVTASPPRTSSPQAMAAVEIGAAIPQSMTPEQMAKLRSEMDIVKTNMSVLSSMLSEVVPGKEHPSDLTLLQELHATCRAMQRRLVDLVGKLANDQMTAELLHINDEMNNLFLRYSRYEKNRDVTKTGGQPAAAAGAEAAASLIDLSEDAGPASAASSLAGLAIGGGALSQLSQIPSVQAQQGAESAADSEFDKLAQARNVTLDSSKKGGSTYQDNLQPDQSSTTLGEMAQSRSQTGTEAVESLTSSEFERFLAERAAAAENLPPTTTSSSTRTTTSQSRNTRELDKDDKENSLFAL; encoded by the exons ATGACGACCGAAATAATGTCGTTCTTCGAGAAGAACCCGCTGACTACACCTGTGGGTCAGCGGATAG caAGTGCTACCGACGCGTCTCTGGCCAGTGAGAATTGGGCCTTAAATATGGAGATCTGTGACTTGATTAATGATACGGAGGACGGTCCTAAGGACGGAATTAAAGCCATCAGAAAACGGCTACAACAAAATGCTGGGAAAAATTATACAGTCGTCATGTATACACTAACG GTTTTGGAAACTTGCGTCAAAAATTGTGGCAAGAGATTTCACGTTCTTGCGTGTAGCAAGGATTTCGTTTCTGAGCTAGTCAAACTAATTG GTCCTAAAAACGATCCACCTACTGTTGTTCAAGAAAAAGTTCTGAGCTTGATTCAGAGCTGGGCAGATGCTTTCCGCCACCAGAGTGAAATGTCTGGCGTTGTTTCCGTCTACAGTGAACTCCGACAGAAAGGGATTGAGTTCCCCATGACTGATCTGGATACCATGGCTCCCATAATTACACCCCAGAGG ACTGTAACTGACTCGGCTCCTCCAGTACCACGACCTGTGACTGCGTCCCCACCAAGGACCTCATCCCCTCAGGCTATGGCTGCTGTAGAGATTGGCGCCGCGATCCCGCAGAGCATGACCCCTGAGCAGATGGCCAAACTCCGCAGCGAGATGGACATTGTGAAAACCAACATGAGCGTGCTGAGTTCCATGCTATCGGAGGTTGTGCCCGGAAAGGAGCACCCAAGCGACCTGACCCTATTGCAGGAGTTGCATGCCACCTGCAGAGCCATGCAGAGGCGTCTGGTTGATCTGGTCGGAAAACTGGCAAACGACCAGATGACAGCCGAGCTGCTGCACATCAATGACGAGATGAACAACCTCTTCCTTCGTTACTCCCGCTATGAGAAGAACAGGGATGTCACCAAGACAGGTGGCCAgcctgccgctgccgctgggGCAGAAGCTGCGGCTTCCTTGATTGACCTCAGCGAAGATGCAGGCCCTGCAAGCGCGGCCTCATCACTCGCTGGCCTTG CGATTGGCGGTGGTGCTTTGTCTCAGCTGAGTCAGATCCCTTCAGTCCAAGCACAGCAAGGAGCTGAGAGCGCTGCTGATTCAGAATTTGATAAGCTTGCTCAGGCTCGCAATGTGACACTTGATTCCAGTAAAAAGGG cgGAAGTACTTACCAAGACAATCTTCAGCCAGATCAAAGTAGCACCACGTTAGGGGAAATGGCTCAATCCAGAAGCCAa ACTGGAACGGAAGCTGTTGAATCACTCACAAGCAGCGAATTTGAGCGGTTCTTGGCCGAACGAGCGGCTGCAGCAGAGAACCTGCCACCTACCACCACCTCGAGCAGCACGAGAACCACGACTTCTCAAAGCAGAAACACCAGAGAACTAGACAAAGACGACAAGGAGAACTCCTTGTTTGCCTTGTAA